The Glycine soja cultivar W05 chromosome 8, ASM419377v2, whole genome shotgun sequence genome has a window encoding:
- the LOC114421659 gene encoding chalcone synthase 1 — protein MVSVEEIRKAQRAEGPATVMAIGTATPPNCVDQSTYPDYYFRITNSEHMTELKEKFKRMCDKSMIKKRYMYLNEEILKENPSVCAYMTPSLDARQDMVVVEVPKLGKEAATKAIKEWGQPKSKITHLIFCTTSGVDMPGADYQLTKLLGLRPSVKRYMMYQQGCFAGGTVLRLAKDLAENNKGARVLVVCSEITAVTFRGPTDTHLDSLVGQALFGDGAAAVIVGSDPLPVEKPLFQLVWTAQTILPDSEGAIDGHLREVGLTFHLLKDVPGLISKNIEKALVEAFQPLGISDYNSIFWIAHPGGPAILDQVEAKLGLKPEKMEATRHVLSEYGNMSSACVLFILDQMRKKSIENGLGTTGEGLDWGVLFGFGPGLTVETVVLRSVTL, from the exons ATGGTGAGTGTTGAAGAGATTCGTAAGGCGCAACGTGCAGAAGGCCCTGCCACTGTCATGGCTATTGGCACCGCCACTCCTCCCAACTGCGTGGATCAGAGTACCTATCCTGACTATTATTTCCGCATCACCAACAGCGAGCACATGACCGAgctcaaagaaaaattcaagcgCATGT GTGATAAGTCGATGATTAAGAAGCGATACATGTACTTAAACGAAGAGATCCTGAAAGAGAATCCGAGTGTTTGTGCTTACATGACACCTTCGTTGGATGCAAGGCAAGACATGGTGGTTGTGGAGGTACCAAAGTTGGGAAAAGAGGCTGCAACTAAGGCAATCAAGGAATGGGGTCAACCCAAGTCCAAGATTACCCATCTCATCTTTTGCACCACTAGTGGTGTCGACATGCCTGGTGCTGATTATCAGCTCACTAAACTATTAGGCCTTCGCCCCTCCGTCAAGCGTTACATGATGTACCAACAAGGCTGCTTTGCCGGTGGCACGGTGCTTCGTTTGGCCAAAGACCTCGCTGAAAACAACAAGGGTGCTCGCGTGCTTGTCGTTTGTTCTGAGATCACCGCAGTCACATTTCGCGGCCCAACTGACACCCATCTTGATAGCCTTGTGGGTCAAGCCTTGTTTGGAGATGGTGCAGCCGCTGTCATTGTTGGATCAGACCCCTTACCAGTTGAAAAGCCTTTGTTTCAGCTTGTCTGGACTGCCCAGACAATCCTTCCAGACAGTGAAGGGGCTATTGATGGACACCTTCGCGAAGTTGGTCTCACTTTCCATCTCCTCAAGGATGTTCCTGGACTCATCTCCAAGAATATTGAGAAGGCCTTGGTTGAAGCCTTCCAACCCTTGGGAATCTCCGATTACAATTCTATCTTCTGGATTGCACACCCTGGTGGACCCGCAATTTTGGACCAAGTTGAGGCTAAGTTAGGCCTGAAGCCTGAAAAAATGGAAGCTACTAGACATGTGCTCAGCGAGTATGGTAACATGTCAAGTGCATGCGTGCTATTCATCTTGGATCAAATGAGGAAGAAATCAATAGAAAATGGACTTGGCACAACCGGTGAAGGTCTTGACTGGGGTGTGCTATTTGGTTTCGGCCCTGGACTCACCGTTGAGACTGTTGTGCTCCGCAGTGTCACTCTCTGA
- the LOC114421668 gene encoding beta-galactosidase 9 isoform X3, producing the protein MLRNSNSRGGFGSGMVVAVVCVCVCVVAMEYGVRVTEGEEYFKPFNVSYDHRALILNGKRRFLISAGIHYPRATPEMWPDLIAKSKEGGADVIETYVFWNGHEPVRGQYNFEGRYDLVKFVRLAASHGLYFFLRIGPYACAEWNFGGFPVWLRDIPGIEFRTNNAPFKEEMKRFVSKVVNLMREERLFSWQGGPIILLQIENEYGNIENSYGKGGKEYMKWAAKMALSLGAGVPWVMCRQQDAPYDIIDTCNAYYCDGFKPNSHNKPTMWTENWDGWYTQWGERLPHRPVEDLAFAVARFFQRGGSFQNYYMYFGGTNFGRTAGGPLQITSYDYDAPIDEYGLLREPKWGHLKDLHAALKLCEPALVATDSPTYIKLGPKQEAHVYQANVHLEGLNLSMFESSSICSAFLANIDEWKEATVTFRGQRYTIPPWSVSVLPDCRNTVFNTAKVRAQTSVKLVESYLPTVSNIFPAPQLRHQNDFYYISKSWMTTKEPLNIWSKSSFTVEGIWEHLNVTKDQSDYLWYSTRVYVSDSDILFWEENDVHPKLTIDGVRDILRVFINGQLIGNVVGHWIKVVQTLQFLPGYNDLTLLTQTVGLQNYGAFLEKDGAGIRGKIKITGFENGDIDLSKSLWTYQVGLQGEFLKFYSEENENSEWVELTPDAIPSTFTWYKSE; encoded by the exons atgctgCGTAATTCCAATTCCAGAGGAGGATTTGGATCAGGAATGGTAGTGGCAgtggtatgtgtgtgtgtttgcgTAGTAGCAATGGAGTATGGAGTAAGAGTGACGGAGGGGGAAGAGTATTTCAAACCGTTCAACGTGAGCTACGATCACCGCGCTCTCATCCTCAACGGCAAACGCCGCTTCCTCATCTCCGCCGGAATCCACTATCCACGCGCCACTCCCGAg ATGTGGCCTGATTTGATTGCAAAGAGCAAGGAAGGTGGGGCGGATGTGATTGAAACTTATGTTTTCTGGAATGGGCATGAGCCAGTGAGAGGACAG TATAATTTTGAAGGGAGATATGATCTTGTGAAGTTTGTGAGACTAGCTGCATCCCATGGACTCTATTTCTTTCTCCGCATAGGCCCTTATGCGTGTGCCGAATGGAACTTTGG GGGTTTCCCTGTGTGGTTGCGTGATATCCCTggtattgaatttcgaacaaacAATGCACCTTTCAAG gaGGAGATGAAGCGCTTTGTCTCCAAGGTGGTGAATCTGATGAGAGAGGAAAGGCTGTTTTCTTGGCAAGGTGGTCCCATAATTTTGTTGCAG ATTGAGAATGAATATGGGAACATTGAGAATTCCTATGGTAAAGGAGGTAAAGAGTATATGAAATGGGCGGCTAAGATGGCTCTAAGTCTTGGTGCTGGGGTTCCATGGGTCATGTGTAGACAGCAGGATGCTCCATATGACATT ATTGATACATGCAATGCATACTACTGTGATGGATTTAAACCAAACTCTCATAACAAACCAACGATGTGGACAGAGAACTGGGATGGATG GTATACACAATGGGGTGAAAGATTGCCTCATAGACCTGTTGAAGACCTTGCTTTTGCAGTTGCACGTTTTTTCCAACGTGGAGGaagctttcaaaactattacATG TATTTTGGCGGAACAAATTTTGGCCGCACTGCAGGGGGACCCTTGCAAATTACAAGTTATGATTATGATGCTCCAATTGATGAGTATG GTCTGCTGCGTGAACCAAAATGGGGTCACTTGAAAGATTTACATGCTGCTTTGAAGCTTTGTGAGCCTGCCCTGGTGGCCACTGATTCaccaacatatataaaattgggTCCAAAGCAGGAG GCACATGTGTAccaagcaaatgttcaccttGAAGGGTTAAACTTGTCTATGTTTGAATCTTCAAGCATATGCTCAGCATTTCTTGCCAACATTGATGAATGGAAAGAGGCAACTGTGACCTTTCGCGGTCAAAGATACACTATACCACCATGGTCTGTGAGTGTTTTGCCAGATTGCAGAAATACAGTTTTCAATACTGCCAAG GTTAGAGCACAAACTTCTGTCAAACTGGTAGAGTCTTATTTGCCAACTGTCTCTAATATTTTCCCAGCCCCGCAATTGAGGCACCAGAATGACTTTTACTACATCTCAAAGTCTTGGATGACTACAAAAGAGCCACTCAATATATGGAGTAAGAGCAGTTTCACTGTAGAAGGTATATGGGAGCACTTAAATGTTACAAAGGATCAATCTGATTACCTTTGGTATTCAACCAG AGTATATGTTTCAGATAGTGACATCTTGTTTTGGGAGGAAAATGATGTCCATCCAAAACTTACTATAGATGGTGTCCGTGACATATTGCGTGTATTCATCAATGGCCAGCTTATAG GTAATGTTGTTGGTCATTGGATCAAGGTGGTCCAGACTCTTCAATTTCTCCCAGGATACAATGATTTAACACTGTTAACTCAAACAGTGGGTTTACAG AATTATGGCGCTTTTCTTGAGAAGGATGGAGCAGGGATTAGAGGTAAAATAAAGATCACTGGATTTGAAAATGGAGATATAGATCTTTCAAAATCATTATGGACCTATCAG GTTGGGCTTCAGGgtgagtttttaaaattttacagtGAAGAGAATGAAAATTCAGAATGGGTAGAGTTGACCCCTGATGCCATCCCATCCACATTTACATGGTACAAG AGTGAGTGA